One genomic segment of Polyodon spathula isolate WHYD16114869_AA chromosome 17, ASM1765450v1, whole genome shotgun sequence includes these proteins:
- the LOC121329879 gene encoding fermitin family homolog 2 isoform X1 — MALDGIRMPDGCYADGTWELRMHVTDLHRDVSLRVTGEVHIGGVMLKLVEKLDVKRDWSDHALWWEKKKTWLLKTHWTLDKYGIQADARLLFTPQHKLLRLQLPNMKHMKVKVNFSDRVFKAVSDIAKTFNIRHPEELSLLRKPQDPKKKKKKLEEAEEDALELEGPLLTPGSDSDVIFIGPVKGSIYSSPGLYSKTMTPTYDSRDGSPLSPTSAWFGDSPLSEGNPSILAVSQPISSPDVLSKLYKPQSLLDKAKINQGWFDSSRSLMEQDVKENEVLLLRFKYHSFFDLNPKYDAIRVNQLYEQAKWAILLEEIECTEEEMMMFAALQYHINKLSIMSSVNHMNNSDKEVDEVDAALSDLEITLEGGKTSSILGDITSIPELADYVKVFKPKKLTLKGYKQYWCTFKDITISCYKSKEEAHGTPAYQMNLRGCEVTPDVNISGQKFNIKLLIPVADGMNEIWLRCDTEKQYANWMAACRLASKGKTMADSSYNLEVQNILSFLKMQHMNPDPQLIAEPISTDINPECLVSPRYLKKYKNKQPGYIRDLITARILEAHQNVAQMSLIEAKMRFIQAWQSLPEFGMTHFLAKFQGGKREELIGITYNRLIRMDAHTGDAIKTWRFSNMKQWNVNWEIKMVTVEFADEPSLAFICTEVDCKVVHEFIGGYIFLSTRAKDQNESLDEEMFYKLTSGWV; from the exons ATGGCGCTGGACGGTATTCGGATGCCCGATGGCTGCTATGCAGACGGGACCTGGGAGTTGAGAATGCACGTGACTGATCTCCACCGGGACGTGTCGCTGAGGGTCACGGGCGAGGTGCACATTGGAGGGGTGATGCTCAAACTCGTCGAGAAGCTTG ATGTGAAGAGGGACTGGTCAGACCACGCTCTGTGGTGGGAGAAGAAGAAGACCTGGCTGCTCAAGACTCACTGGACCCTGGATAAGTACGGGATCCAGGCCGACGCTCGGCTGCTCTTCACCCCTCAGCACAAGCTGCTGCGGCTCCAGCTGCCAAACATGAAGCACATGAAGGTCAAGGTGAACTTCTCCGACCGCGTCTTCAAGGCCGTCTCAGACATCGCAAAGACCTTCA ATATCAGGCACCCTGAGGAGCTGTCTCTGCTGCGCAAACCCCAGGAccccaaaaagaagaaaaaaaagctggaggaggcagaggaggatgCGCTGGAGTTAGAGGGGCCGCTCCTCACCCCCGGATCAG ACTCCGATGTTATTTTCATCGGCCCAGTCAAAG GCAGTATATACTCAAGTCCTGGCCTCTACAGTAAGACTATGACCCCCACCTATGACTCTCGCGACGGCAGTCCGCTGTCCCCCACCTCTGCCTGGTTTGGAGACAGCCCTCTGTCGGAGGGAAATCCCAGCATCCTCGCTGTCAGCCAACCAATCTCCTCGCCTGATGTCCTGTCCAAGCTCTACAAGCCACAGAGCCTGCTGGACAAGGCCAAGATCAACCAAGG GTGGTTTGACTCCTCCCGATCTCTGATGGAACAAGATGTGAAAGAGAACGAGGTGCTGCTGCTGAGATTCAAATACCACAGTTTCTTCGACCTTAACCCAAAG TATGACGCTATCCGTGTGAATCAGCTCTATGAACAGGCGAAGTGGGCCATCCTGCTGGAGGAGATAGAGTGCACTGAGGAGGAGATGATGATGTTTGCAGCTCTGCAG TACCACATCAACAAGCTGTCCATCATGTCCTCGGTCAACCACATGAACAACAGTGACAAGGAGGTGGACGAGGTGGATGCAGCGCTGTCTGACCTGGAGATCACGCTGGAGGGGGGCAAGACTTCCAGCATACTG ggtgatATCACTTCTATTCCGGAACTTGCAGACTACGTTAAAGTTTTCAA GCCGAAGAAGCTAACCCTTAAAGGCTACAAACAGTACTGGTGCACGTTTAAAGACATTACCATCTCCTGTTACAAGAGCAAAGAGGAAGCTCATGGGACTCCAGCCTACCAGATGAATCTCAGAG gTTGTGAGGTGACTCCAGATGTCAACATCTCGGGTCAGAAGTTCAACATCAAGCTGCTGATCCCTGTGGCTGATGGCATGAATGAGATCTGGCTGCGCTGTGACACT gagaaACAATATGCCAACTGGATGGCGGCATGCCGGCTGGCCTCCAAAGGCAAGACGATGGCAGACAGCTCATACAACCTGGAGGTGCAGAACATCCTGTCCTTCCTCAAGATGCAGCACATGAATCCTGACCCCCAGCTCATCGCTGAGCCCATCAGCACTGACATCAACCCCGAGTGCCTGGTCTCTCCACGCTATCTCAAGAAGTACAAGAATAAGCAG CCAGGCTATATAAGGGACTTG ATCACGGCTCGGATCCTCGAAGCTCACCAGAACGTGGCCCAGATGAGTCTGATCGAAGCCAAGATGAGATTCATCCAGGCCTGGCAGTCTCTGCCTGAGTTTGGAATGACACACTTCCTTGCAAA GTTCCAGGGAGGGAAGAGGGAGGAGCTGATCGGCATCACCTACAACAGGCTGATCCGCATGGACGCCCACACTGGAGATGCGATCAAGACCTGGAGATTCAGCAACATGAAGCAGTGGAACGTCAACTGGGAGATCAAAatg GTGACAGTGGAGTTTGCAGATGAGCCGAGCCTTGCTTTCATCTGCACGGAGGTGGACTGCAAGGTTGTGCACGAGTTCATTGGAGGATACATCTTCCTGTCGACGCGTGCCAAGGACCAGAATGAGAGCCTTGACGAGGAGATGTTCTACAAGCTGACCAGTGGCTGGGTTTGA
- the LOC121329879 gene encoding fermitin family homolog 2 isoform X3, which translates to MALDGIRMPDGCYADGTWELRMHVTDLHRDVSLRVTGEVHIGGVMLKLVEKLDVKRDWSDHALWWEKKKTWLLKTHWTLDKYGIQADARLLFTPQHKLLRLQLPNMKHMKVKVNFSDRVFKAVSDIAKTFNIRHPEELSLLRKPQDPKKKKKKLEEAEEDALELEGPLLTPGSGSIYSSPGLYSKTMTPTYDSRDGSPLSPTSAWFGDSPLSEGNPSILAVSQPISSPDVLSKLYKPQSLLDKAKINQGWFDSSRSLMEQDVKENEVLLLRFKYHSFFDLNPKYDAIRVNQLYEQAKWAILLEEIECTEEEMMMFAALQYHINKLSIMSSVNHMNNSDKEVDEVDAALSDLEITLEGGKTSSILGDITSIPELADYVKVFKPKKLTLKGYKQYWCTFKDITISCYKSKEEAHGTPAYQMNLRGCEVTPDVNISGQKFNIKLLIPVADGMNEIWLRCDTEKQYANWMAACRLASKGKTMADSSYNLEVQNILSFLKMQHMNPDPQLIAEPISTDINPECLVSPRYLKKYKNKQPGYIRDLITARILEAHQNVAQMSLIEAKMRFIQAWQSLPEFGMTHFLAKFQGGKREELIGITYNRLIRMDAHTGDAIKTWRFSNMKQWNVNWEIKMVTVEFADEPSLAFICTEVDCKVVHEFIGGYIFLSTRAKDQNESLDEEMFYKLTSGWV; encoded by the exons ATGGCGCTGGACGGTATTCGGATGCCCGATGGCTGCTATGCAGACGGGACCTGGGAGTTGAGAATGCACGTGACTGATCTCCACCGGGACGTGTCGCTGAGGGTCACGGGCGAGGTGCACATTGGAGGGGTGATGCTCAAACTCGTCGAGAAGCTTG ATGTGAAGAGGGACTGGTCAGACCACGCTCTGTGGTGGGAGAAGAAGAAGACCTGGCTGCTCAAGACTCACTGGACCCTGGATAAGTACGGGATCCAGGCCGACGCTCGGCTGCTCTTCACCCCTCAGCACAAGCTGCTGCGGCTCCAGCTGCCAAACATGAAGCACATGAAGGTCAAGGTGAACTTCTCCGACCGCGTCTTCAAGGCCGTCTCAGACATCGCAAAGACCTTCA ATATCAGGCACCCTGAGGAGCTGTCTCTGCTGCGCAAACCCCAGGAccccaaaaagaagaaaaaaaagctggaggaggcagaggaggatgCGCTGGAGTTAGAGGGGCCGCTCCTCACCCCCGGATCAG GCAGTATATACTCAAGTCCTGGCCTCTACAGTAAGACTATGACCCCCACCTATGACTCTCGCGACGGCAGTCCGCTGTCCCCCACCTCTGCCTGGTTTGGAGACAGCCCTCTGTCGGAGGGAAATCCCAGCATCCTCGCTGTCAGCCAACCAATCTCCTCGCCTGATGTCCTGTCCAAGCTCTACAAGCCACAGAGCCTGCTGGACAAGGCCAAGATCAACCAAGG GTGGTTTGACTCCTCCCGATCTCTGATGGAACAAGATGTGAAAGAGAACGAGGTGCTGCTGCTGAGATTCAAATACCACAGTTTCTTCGACCTTAACCCAAAG TATGACGCTATCCGTGTGAATCAGCTCTATGAACAGGCGAAGTGGGCCATCCTGCTGGAGGAGATAGAGTGCACTGAGGAGGAGATGATGATGTTTGCAGCTCTGCAG TACCACATCAACAAGCTGTCCATCATGTCCTCGGTCAACCACATGAACAACAGTGACAAGGAGGTGGACGAGGTGGATGCAGCGCTGTCTGACCTGGAGATCACGCTGGAGGGGGGCAAGACTTCCAGCATACTG ggtgatATCACTTCTATTCCGGAACTTGCAGACTACGTTAAAGTTTTCAA GCCGAAGAAGCTAACCCTTAAAGGCTACAAACAGTACTGGTGCACGTTTAAAGACATTACCATCTCCTGTTACAAGAGCAAAGAGGAAGCTCATGGGACTCCAGCCTACCAGATGAATCTCAGAG gTTGTGAGGTGACTCCAGATGTCAACATCTCGGGTCAGAAGTTCAACATCAAGCTGCTGATCCCTGTGGCTGATGGCATGAATGAGATCTGGCTGCGCTGTGACACT gagaaACAATATGCCAACTGGATGGCGGCATGCCGGCTGGCCTCCAAAGGCAAGACGATGGCAGACAGCTCATACAACCTGGAGGTGCAGAACATCCTGTCCTTCCTCAAGATGCAGCACATGAATCCTGACCCCCAGCTCATCGCTGAGCCCATCAGCACTGACATCAACCCCGAGTGCCTGGTCTCTCCACGCTATCTCAAGAAGTACAAGAATAAGCAG CCAGGCTATATAAGGGACTTG ATCACGGCTCGGATCCTCGAAGCTCACCAGAACGTGGCCCAGATGAGTCTGATCGAAGCCAAGATGAGATTCATCCAGGCCTGGCAGTCTCTGCCTGAGTTTGGAATGACACACTTCCTTGCAAA GTTCCAGGGAGGGAAGAGGGAGGAGCTGATCGGCATCACCTACAACAGGCTGATCCGCATGGACGCCCACACTGGAGATGCGATCAAGACCTGGAGATTCAGCAACATGAAGCAGTGGAACGTCAACTGGGAGATCAAAatg GTGACAGTGGAGTTTGCAGATGAGCCGAGCCTTGCTTTCATCTGCACGGAGGTGGACTGCAAGGTTGTGCACGAGTTCATTGGAGGATACATCTTCCTGTCGACGCGTGCCAAGGACCAGAATGAGAGCCTTGACGAGGAGATGTTCTACAAGCTGACCAGTGGCTGGGTTTGA
- the LOC121329879 gene encoding fermitin family homolog 2 isoform X4, which translates to MALDGIRMPDGCYADGTWELRMHVTDLHRDVSLRVTGEVHIGGVMLKLVEKLDVKRDWSDHALWWEKKKTWLLKTHWTLDKYGIQADARLLFTPQHKLLRLQLPNMKHMKVKVNFSDRVFKAVSDIAKTFNIRHPEELSLLRKPQDPKKKKKKLEEAEEDALELEGPLLTPGSGSIYSSPGLYSKTMTPTYDSRDGSPLSPTSAWFGDSPLSEGNPSILAVSQPISSPDVLSKLYKPQSLLDKAKINQGWFDSSRSLMEQDVKENEVLLLRFKYHSFFDLNPKYDAIRVNQLYEQAKWAILLEEIECTEEEMMMFAALQYHINKLSIMSSVNHMNNSDKEVDEVDAALSDLEITLEGGKTSSILGDITSIPELADYVKVFKPKKLTLKGYKQYWCTFKDITISCYKSKEEAHGTPAYQMNLRGCEVTPDVNISGQKFNIKLLIPVADGMNEIWLRCDTEKQYANWMAACRLASKGKTMADSSYNLEVQNILSFLKMQHMNPDPQLIAEPISTDINPECLVSPRYLKKYKNKQITARILEAHQNVAQMSLIEAKMRFIQAWQSLPEFGMTHFLAKFQGGKREELIGITYNRLIRMDAHTGDAIKTWRFSNMKQWNVNWEIKMVTVEFADEPSLAFICTEVDCKVVHEFIGGYIFLSTRAKDQNESLDEEMFYKLTSGWV; encoded by the exons ATGGCGCTGGACGGTATTCGGATGCCCGATGGCTGCTATGCAGACGGGACCTGGGAGTTGAGAATGCACGTGACTGATCTCCACCGGGACGTGTCGCTGAGGGTCACGGGCGAGGTGCACATTGGAGGGGTGATGCTCAAACTCGTCGAGAAGCTTG ATGTGAAGAGGGACTGGTCAGACCACGCTCTGTGGTGGGAGAAGAAGAAGACCTGGCTGCTCAAGACTCACTGGACCCTGGATAAGTACGGGATCCAGGCCGACGCTCGGCTGCTCTTCACCCCTCAGCACAAGCTGCTGCGGCTCCAGCTGCCAAACATGAAGCACATGAAGGTCAAGGTGAACTTCTCCGACCGCGTCTTCAAGGCCGTCTCAGACATCGCAAAGACCTTCA ATATCAGGCACCCTGAGGAGCTGTCTCTGCTGCGCAAACCCCAGGAccccaaaaagaagaaaaaaaagctggaggaggcagaggaggatgCGCTGGAGTTAGAGGGGCCGCTCCTCACCCCCGGATCAG GCAGTATATACTCAAGTCCTGGCCTCTACAGTAAGACTATGACCCCCACCTATGACTCTCGCGACGGCAGTCCGCTGTCCCCCACCTCTGCCTGGTTTGGAGACAGCCCTCTGTCGGAGGGAAATCCCAGCATCCTCGCTGTCAGCCAACCAATCTCCTCGCCTGATGTCCTGTCCAAGCTCTACAAGCCACAGAGCCTGCTGGACAAGGCCAAGATCAACCAAGG GTGGTTTGACTCCTCCCGATCTCTGATGGAACAAGATGTGAAAGAGAACGAGGTGCTGCTGCTGAGATTCAAATACCACAGTTTCTTCGACCTTAACCCAAAG TATGACGCTATCCGTGTGAATCAGCTCTATGAACAGGCGAAGTGGGCCATCCTGCTGGAGGAGATAGAGTGCACTGAGGAGGAGATGATGATGTTTGCAGCTCTGCAG TACCACATCAACAAGCTGTCCATCATGTCCTCGGTCAACCACATGAACAACAGTGACAAGGAGGTGGACGAGGTGGATGCAGCGCTGTCTGACCTGGAGATCACGCTGGAGGGGGGCAAGACTTCCAGCATACTG ggtgatATCACTTCTATTCCGGAACTTGCAGACTACGTTAAAGTTTTCAA GCCGAAGAAGCTAACCCTTAAAGGCTACAAACAGTACTGGTGCACGTTTAAAGACATTACCATCTCCTGTTACAAGAGCAAAGAGGAAGCTCATGGGACTCCAGCCTACCAGATGAATCTCAGAG gTTGTGAGGTGACTCCAGATGTCAACATCTCGGGTCAGAAGTTCAACATCAAGCTGCTGATCCCTGTGGCTGATGGCATGAATGAGATCTGGCTGCGCTGTGACACT gagaaACAATATGCCAACTGGATGGCGGCATGCCGGCTGGCCTCCAAAGGCAAGACGATGGCAGACAGCTCATACAACCTGGAGGTGCAGAACATCCTGTCCTTCCTCAAGATGCAGCACATGAATCCTGACCCCCAGCTCATCGCTGAGCCCATCAGCACTGACATCAACCCCGAGTGCCTGGTCTCTCCACGCTATCTCAAGAAGTACAAGAATAAGCAG ATCACGGCTCGGATCCTCGAAGCTCACCAGAACGTGGCCCAGATGAGTCTGATCGAAGCCAAGATGAGATTCATCCAGGCCTGGCAGTCTCTGCCTGAGTTTGGAATGACACACTTCCTTGCAAA GTTCCAGGGAGGGAAGAGGGAGGAGCTGATCGGCATCACCTACAACAGGCTGATCCGCATGGACGCCCACACTGGAGATGCGATCAAGACCTGGAGATTCAGCAACATGAAGCAGTGGAACGTCAACTGGGAGATCAAAatg GTGACAGTGGAGTTTGCAGATGAGCCGAGCCTTGCTTTCATCTGCACGGAGGTGGACTGCAAGGTTGTGCACGAGTTCATTGGAGGATACATCTTCCTGTCGACGCGTGCCAAGGACCAGAATGAGAGCCTTGACGAGGAGATGTTCTACAAGCTGACCAGTGGCTGGGTTTGA
- the LOC121329879 gene encoding fermitin family homolog 2 isoform X2 — protein sequence MALDGIRMPDGCYADGTWELRMHVTDLHRDVSLRVTGEVHIGGVMLKLVEKLDVKRDWSDHALWWEKKKTWLLKTHWTLDKYGIQADARLLFTPQHKLLRLQLPNMKHMKVKVNFSDRVFKAVSDIAKTFNIRHPEELSLLRKPQDPKKKKKKLEEAEEDALELEGPLLTPGSDSDVIFIGPVKGSIYSSPGLYSKTMTPTYDSRDGSPLSPTSAWFGDSPLSEGNPSILAVSQPISSPDVLSKLYKPQSLLDKAKINQGWFDSSRSLMEQDVKENEVLLLRFKYHSFFDLNPKYDAIRVNQLYEQAKWAILLEEIECTEEEMMMFAALQYHINKLSIMSSVNHMNNSDKEVDEVDAALSDLEITLEGGKTSSILGDITSIPELADYVKVFKPKKLTLKGYKQYWCTFKDITISCYKSKEEAHGTPAYQMNLRGCEVTPDVNISGQKFNIKLLIPVADGMNEIWLRCDTEKQYANWMAACRLASKGKTMADSSYNLEVQNILSFLKMQHMNPDPQLIAEPISTDINPECLVSPRYLKKYKNKQITARILEAHQNVAQMSLIEAKMRFIQAWQSLPEFGMTHFLAKFQGGKREELIGITYNRLIRMDAHTGDAIKTWRFSNMKQWNVNWEIKMVTVEFADEPSLAFICTEVDCKVVHEFIGGYIFLSTRAKDQNESLDEEMFYKLTSGWV from the exons ATGGCGCTGGACGGTATTCGGATGCCCGATGGCTGCTATGCAGACGGGACCTGGGAGTTGAGAATGCACGTGACTGATCTCCACCGGGACGTGTCGCTGAGGGTCACGGGCGAGGTGCACATTGGAGGGGTGATGCTCAAACTCGTCGAGAAGCTTG ATGTGAAGAGGGACTGGTCAGACCACGCTCTGTGGTGGGAGAAGAAGAAGACCTGGCTGCTCAAGACTCACTGGACCCTGGATAAGTACGGGATCCAGGCCGACGCTCGGCTGCTCTTCACCCCTCAGCACAAGCTGCTGCGGCTCCAGCTGCCAAACATGAAGCACATGAAGGTCAAGGTGAACTTCTCCGACCGCGTCTTCAAGGCCGTCTCAGACATCGCAAAGACCTTCA ATATCAGGCACCCTGAGGAGCTGTCTCTGCTGCGCAAACCCCAGGAccccaaaaagaagaaaaaaaagctggaggaggcagaggaggatgCGCTGGAGTTAGAGGGGCCGCTCCTCACCCCCGGATCAG ACTCCGATGTTATTTTCATCGGCCCAGTCAAAG GCAGTATATACTCAAGTCCTGGCCTCTACAGTAAGACTATGACCCCCACCTATGACTCTCGCGACGGCAGTCCGCTGTCCCCCACCTCTGCCTGGTTTGGAGACAGCCCTCTGTCGGAGGGAAATCCCAGCATCCTCGCTGTCAGCCAACCAATCTCCTCGCCTGATGTCCTGTCCAAGCTCTACAAGCCACAGAGCCTGCTGGACAAGGCCAAGATCAACCAAGG GTGGTTTGACTCCTCCCGATCTCTGATGGAACAAGATGTGAAAGAGAACGAGGTGCTGCTGCTGAGATTCAAATACCACAGTTTCTTCGACCTTAACCCAAAG TATGACGCTATCCGTGTGAATCAGCTCTATGAACAGGCGAAGTGGGCCATCCTGCTGGAGGAGATAGAGTGCACTGAGGAGGAGATGATGATGTTTGCAGCTCTGCAG TACCACATCAACAAGCTGTCCATCATGTCCTCGGTCAACCACATGAACAACAGTGACAAGGAGGTGGACGAGGTGGATGCAGCGCTGTCTGACCTGGAGATCACGCTGGAGGGGGGCAAGACTTCCAGCATACTG ggtgatATCACTTCTATTCCGGAACTTGCAGACTACGTTAAAGTTTTCAA GCCGAAGAAGCTAACCCTTAAAGGCTACAAACAGTACTGGTGCACGTTTAAAGACATTACCATCTCCTGTTACAAGAGCAAAGAGGAAGCTCATGGGACTCCAGCCTACCAGATGAATCTCAGAG gTTGTGAGGTGACTCCAGATGTCAACATCTCGGGTCAGAAGTTCAACATCAAGCTGCTGATCCCTGTGGCTGATGGCATGAATGAGATCTGGCTGCGCTGTGACACT gagaaACAATATGCCAACTGGATGGCGGCATGCCGGCTGGCCTCCAAAGGCAAGACGATGGCAGACAGCTCATACAACCTGGAGGTGCAGAACATCCTGTCCTTCCTCAAGATGCAGCACATGAATCCTGACCCCCAGCTCATCGCTGAGCCCATCAGCACTGACATCAACCCCGAGTGCCTGGTCTCTCCACGCTATCTCAAGAAGTACAAGAATAAGCAG ATCACGGCTCGGATCCTCGAAGCTCACCAGAACGTGGCCCAGATGAGTCTGATCGAAGCCAAGATGAGATTCATCCAGGCCTGGCAGTCTCTGCCTGAGTTTGGAATGACACACTTCCTTGCAAA GTTCCAGGGAGGGAAGAGGGAGGAGCTGATCGGCATCACCTACAACAGGCTGATCCGCATGGACGCCCACACTGGAGATGCGATCAAGACCTGGAGATTCAGCAACATGAAGCAGTGGAACGTCAACTGGGAGATCAAAatg GTGACAGTGGAGTTTGCAGATGAGCCGAGCCTTGCTTTCATCTGCACGGAGGTGGACTGCAAGGTTGTGCACGAGTTCATTGGAGGATACATCTTCCTGTCGACGCGTGCCAAGGACCAGAATGAGAGCCTTGACGAGGAGATGTTCTACAAGCTGACCAGTGGCTGGGTTTGA